A region from the Phycisphaerales bacterium genome encodes:
- a CDS encoding UpxY family transcription antiterminator translates to MNVESGAHPAWPAGGGAAVATSDPARLHDSAIERWHVLRTLSRQEKAIDRTLRSAGYRVFLPLVQHVRIYGHRKRTVAAPLFPGYVFLWGPLDAAYFATESGRVAQIIKVANQARLEHELAQIRLAIQGEAQLDPYPFLRVGRHVRVTQGAFKGVEGLIDERRSPDRLILVIDALGRATCMEIDASILAPID, encoded by the coding sequence ATGAACGTGGAAAGTGGCGCCCACCCGGCCTGGCCGGCAGGCGGTGGTGCCGCCGTCGCCACCTCGGACCCGGCGAGGCTGCACGACAGCGCCATTGAGCGCTGGCACGTGCTCCGCACCCTCAGCCGCCAGGAGAAGGCCATCGACCGGACGCTCCGCAGCGCCGGTTATCGGGTCTTTCTCCCGCTCGTGCAACACGTTCGCATCTATGGCCATCGCAAGCGCACCGTCGCGGCCCCGCTCTTTCCCGGCTACGTCTTCCTCTGGGGCCCGCTCGACGCGGCGTACTTCGCGACCGAGTCCGGCCGTGTGGCGCAGATCATCAAAGTCGCCAACCAGGCCCGGCTCGAGCACGAACTTGCACAGATCCGCCTCGCCATCCAGGGCGAGGCTCAACTTGATCCCTACCCGTTCCTGCGCGTCGGACGCCACGTGCGCGTCACGCAGGGCGCGTTCAAGGGTGTGGAAGGGCTGATTGACGAACGCCGCTCGCCCGATCGCTTGATCCTCGTGATCGATGCGCTCGGCCGGGCGACGTGCATGGAGATTGACGCTTCGATTCTCGCTCCGATTGACTGA
- a CDS encoding right-handed parallel beta-helix repeat-containing protein: MMNCRIAVNTLAGSFNRRMYAAGGLLAAALLVLLAPALLAMQAAGDDLKLRAAKEPAIIDLHLREQDILSRNAAPLEAAGNAAIERIAAAGQSNPGRLVAIRLTGAGLSLSDAQYRQALTTGGPEEAQRVAAAYEQTLGQYLEALLDAIRTTDDKVSLSVLGLPLESRRSLDPKAANRNYKGVLDRVDAFVAAKSIVLSGGTVTERIALRDGLPSSLALRDGRPVLYRANGSWRIALNSEALADQPLRTMDADQAQAAAQAGETTEASEGGLIVVDDESAMEGDPFAEPIEDDVWAEEGEDDLTLLASATEGGTSGSSTSSDAHFKFHTGDNTPIGRRRSSGGGGGGSGGGSFVVGGGGGGGGGGGGGGGGGGGAGGLEGEGGSEGGSGGGGNSGGGNSGGNNSGGGNSGGNQGNQGTEPWNSWNHLHDFTGLPMTEDGWTDLLAMYQHPLYYKDSRIIYVSSSDGNDATAVYYTPEAPIVGPDPFNPVGPLQPFKTLAAAYNQLRDGYPDMMLLKRGDVWEEQIPTWQISGRSPLEPMIVYTYGPLDTDRPTVGAFRTRYGPTHPQYAFNHIVLAGLHINAPSGIGREIGGNGWLIEDLFLPEHTNTGMSIQGVGSIPLQNVAIRRCVVADRYAIPGSGHVQGVFVSATHGLLVEENIFDHNGWHETIPSGAATIHNHNAYIQHTCSDVVFRKNISARSSSHGVHQRPGGLMEDNLFLQNPIVQMGYSHSANANGPWSGIVRHNVILDSRDIDDSPRGFGLWLETLKGAEIYGNVVAHQRTGTSNIRAIVYGHTSPELHHAEDITIRDNVVYRWERGGYGAGEGIRIYKDDAPILNFVITGNIIRQFAGSVIHVPTDPGSLSEIAVSNNRYFAENSSVFAPGSTFIGWVAATGDSGSVFSEPSFPDPERDIEAYMSSIGRPAESYEAALTAFLAEAAKQRRGFWRAEFTSRAVNAFIREGFGLPAVPAN, from the coding sequence ATGATGAATTGCCGAATCGCCGTCAACACGCTGGCCGGATCGTTCAATCGACGCATGTATGCCGCGGGCGGCCTGCTGGCGGCTGCCCTGCTCGTGCTCCTCGCGCCTGCTTTGCTGGCGATGCAGGCCGCCGGCGATGACCTCAAACTCCGCGCTGCCAAGGAGCCGGCGATCATCGACCTGCACCTGCGCGAGCAGGACATCCTCTCGCGCAACGCAGCGCCGCTCGAAGCCGCCGGCAACGCGGCCATCGAACGCATCGCCGCGGCTGGACAGTCCAATCCGGGCCGGCTCGTGGCCATCCGCCTCACCGGCGCCGGCCTCAGCCTCAGCGACGCCCAGTACAGGCAGGCCCTCACGACCGGCGGTCCGGAAGAAGCCCAGCGCGTCGCGGCGGCATACGAACAGACGCTCGGCCAGTACCTCGAAGCCTTGCTCGACGCGATTCGCACGACCGATGACAAGGTCTCACTCAGCGTGCTCGGCCTGCCGCTCGAATCGCGGCGCAGCCTCGACCCCAAGGCGGCCAACCGCAACTACAAGGGGGTGCTCGATCGCGTCGATGCGTTCGTCGCCGCCAAGAGCATTGTTCTCTCAGGCGGCACGGTGACCGAACGCATCGCCCTGCGCGACGGCCTGCCCAGCAGCCTGGCCCTGCGAGACGGCCGGCCGGTGCTCTACCGCGCCAACGGCTCGTGGCGCATCGCGCTCAACTCAGAGGCCCTCGCCGACCAGCCGCTGCGGACCATGGACGCCGACCAGGCGCAGGCCGCGGCCCAGGCGGGCGAAACGACCGAGGCGTCCGAGGGCGGCCTGATCGTCGTCGACGACGAAAGCGCAATGGAGGGCGACCCCTTCGCCGAGCCCATCGAGGATGACGTGTGGGCGGAAGAAGGCGAGGATGACCTGACCCTCCTCGCCTCAGCGACCGAAGGTGGCACGAGCGGCTCGAGCACCTCATCCGACGCCCACTTCAAGTTCCACACCGGCGACAACACCCCCATCGGCCGGCGCCGCAGCAGCGGCGGCGGAGGCGGCGGTAGCGGCGGCGGCTCGTTCGTCGTCGGTGGTGGCGGCGGTGGCGGTGGCGGCGGTGGCGGCGGAGGAGGCGGCGGTGGCGGAGCCGGCGGCCTGGAAGGTGAAGGCGGCTCCGAAGGCGGCTCAGGCGGCGGCGGCAACTCCGGAGGCGGCAACTCCGGAGGCAACAACTCCGGCGGAGGCAACTCCGGCGGCAACCAGGGCAACCAAGGCACCGAACCCTGGAACTCCTGGAACCACCTCCACGACTTCACCGGCCTGCCCATGACCGAAGACGGCTGGACTGACCTCCTGGCCATGTACCAGCACCCGCTCTACTACAAAGACAGCCGCATCATCTACGTGTCAAGCTCCGACGGCAACGACGCCACGGCAGTCTACTACACCCCGGAGGCCCCCATCGTCGGCCCCGACCCGTTCAACCCCGTCGGCCCCCTCCAGCCGTTCAAGACCCTGGCTGCAGCGTACAACCAGCTGCGCGATGGTTACCCGGACATGATGCTGCTGAAGCGCGGGGATGTGTGGGAGGAACAGATACCAACGTGGCAGATTTCTGGCCGCTCGCCATTGGAACCGATGATCGTTTACACATACGGTCCATTGGACACCGACCGTCCCACTGTCGGTGCGTTCCGGACACGCTATGGCCCCACTCATCCGCAGTACGCCTTCAACCATATCGTGCTGGCAGGCTTGCACATCAACGCGCCGAGCGGTATTGGGAGGGAGATTGGAGGAAACGGGTGGCTCATCGAAGATCTCTTCCTGCCGGAACATACCAATACTGGCATGTCAATCCAGGGTGTCGGTTCGATCCCGCTGCAGAATGTGGCCATCCGCCGCTGCGTGGTTGCCGATCGCTACGCGATTCCGGGAAGCGGCCATGTGCAGGGTGTCTTCGTGTCGGCGACTCACGGCCTGCTTGTCGAAGAGAATATTTTTGACCATAACGGCTGGCACGAGACGATTCCCAGCGGCGCCGCCACCATTCATAATCATAACGCCTACATTCAGCACACTTGCTCGGATGTCGTCTTTCGCAAAAACATCTCAGCCCGATCATCCTCTCACGGCGTGCATCAACGGCCGGGTGGGCTGATGGAGGACAACCTCTTCCTGCAAAACCCCATCGTCCAGATGGGCTACAGTCACAGTGCCAATGCCAATGGGCCATGGAGCGGCATTGTGCGGCACAACGTGATTCTGGACTCACGAGACATTGACGACAGTCCGCGAGGGTTCGGATTGTGGCTTGAGACTCTCAAGGGCGCTGAGATCTATGGCAACGTCGTGGCACATCAGCGGACGGGCACTTCCAATATTCGGGCAATCGTCTATGGCCACACGAGCCCAGAACTCCACCATGCTGAAGACATTACCATTCGCGACAACGTTGTGTATCGCTGGGAGCGCGGCGGCTACGGCGCAGGCGAGGGGATTCGGATTTACAAAGATGATGCCCCAATCCTGAACTTCGTCATCACCGGCAACATCATCCGCCAATTCGCCGGCTCCGTGATTCATGTGCCCACCGATCCTGGGTCACTCAGCGAAATTGCGGTCAGCAATAACAGGTATTTCGCAGAGAACTCCTCTGTTTTCGCTCCAGGCTCGACATTCATCGGTTGGGTTGCTGCCACGGGAGACAGCGGATCAGTCTTTTCAGAACCGTCTTTTCCTGATCCCGAGCGTGACATTGAGGCTTACATGTCCTCGATTGGCCGCCCGGCCGAGAGTTACGAAGCAGCTCTTACTGCATTTCTCGCCGAAGCCGCCAAGCAGCGACGCGGCTTCTGGAGAGCGGAATTCACTTCCCGTGCGGTCAATGCCTTCATCCGCGAGGGGTTCGGATTGCCTGCCGTGCCCGCGAATTAG
- a CDS encoding class I SAM-dependent methyltransferase, which translates to MLQQYDAGSILDIGCAEGWFLRRAAEEFGCFALGIEIDDRRLFRGEVSRLVDESECHAIMKAKLTPASILRLPTVDVVLCLSVVHHVVRAEGVEGGRAFLRSVATRARKALVFEMGCREEHEMSWKEIMPEMPEGQDRFMIEYLRSAGFHNVRVLGATPSLRHEATRSLLVAEPCDRQLASREAEAQTVTEKL; encoded by the coding sequence GTGCTTCAGCAGTATGATGCCGGATCGATCCTAGATATCGGGTGTGCAGAAGGGTGGTTCTTGCGGCGGGCGGCAGAGGAGTTTGGCTGCTTTGCTTTGGGTATTGAAATCGACGACAGGCGACTATTCAGAGGCGAGGTTTCGCGACTAGTTGATGAGAGCGAGTGTCATGCGATCATGAAGGCCAAACTGACTCCGGCGAGCATTCTGCGACTGCCGACAGTTGATGTCGTGTTGTGCCTGTCCGTGGTTCACCATGTCGTGCGCGCCGAGGGAGTTGAAGGCGGAAGGGCATTCCTGCGATCAGTTGCCACACGTGCACGAAAGGCGCTCGTGTTTGAAATGGGTTGCCGCGAGGAGCACGAGATGTCGTGGAAAGAAATCATGCCCGAAATGCCCGAGGGCCAGGATAGGTTTATGATAGAGTACCTGCGCTCAGCCGGCTTTCACAACGTGCGCGTGCTTGGCGCGACGCCATCACTTCGACATGAAGCGACACGATCGCTCCTGGTGGCCGAACCATGCGACCGTCAATTGGCGAGTCGCGAAGCCGAGGCTCAAACCGTGACGGAGAAGCTATGA
- a CDS encoding oligosaccharide flippase family protein, producing MTRSLAVQGALWTLGGYGWSQIMRLGSHLILAWLLAPEIFGLMALVKVFMQGMEMFSDVGIKPSIIQSKRGHDPAFLNTAWTIQIIRGLGLWLCTCLLTWPAAAMFARNDETAWALLYLLPVAGCGTVIAGFSSTALATLNKDLRLGRLTTLEIASQMVSLTVMVLWALVNPSVWAMVAGGLASVCFKMIASHFIVPGHRVRVAWDRESAQELFTFGKWVFLSTAFTFLALNLDRIILGNVLTLADLGLYSIAFVFAKVPFYVCTRLGGTVLFPVYARHRDRPERMVEVALQAREVVLWAGAAVCIAMAVVSPLFFETLWDERYHSAGGIAQWMALYIWSMIVLLTMDRLPLALGNSKALFYANVWRTAGVVFAVAGYAVWGLAGFVIGLALGPVIAHVYVLREVPFGREALTRQAVRFTLGAAAYGLPAALIANRLDSAYEFWIRVAATAGLAGMPLAVAAVVVRGQVWGRREPKASASPAVVVPEAP from the coding sequence TTGACCAGATCGTTGGCAGTCCAAGGCGCCTTGTGGACGCTCGGCGGCTACGGCTGGAGCCAGATCATGCGCCTCGGCAGTCACCTCATCCTCGCCTGGCTGCTGGCGCCGGAGATCTTCGGCCTCATGGCGCTCGTCAAGGTCTTCATGCAGGGCATGGAGATGTTTTCCGATGTGGGCATCAAGCCCAGCATCATTCAGAGCAAGCGCGGCCACGACCCTGCCTTCCTCAATACCGCGTGGACGATTCAGATCATTCGCGGGCTGGGCCTGTGGCTGTGCACCTGCCTGCTGACCTGGCCGGCCGCAGCCATGTTCGCGCGCAACGACGAGACCGCTTGGGCGCTGCTTTACCTGCTGCCGGTCGCGGGCTGCGGGACCGTCATCGCCGGTTTCAGTTCGACGGCCCTGGCGACGCTCAACAAGGACCTGCGGCTGGGCCGGTTGACGACGCTCGAAATCGCCTCACAGATGGTCTCTCTCACGGTCATGGTCCTCTGGGCGCTGGTGAACCCGTCCGTGTGGGCGATGGTCGCCGGCGGACTGGCGAGCGTCTGCTTCAAGATGATCGCCAGTCACTTCATCGTTCCGGGCCACCGGGTTCGGGTGGCGTGGGACCGCGAGAGTGCGCAAGAACTGTTCACTTTCGGCAAATGGGTGTTCCTGAGCACTGCGTTTACGTTTCTGGCGCTGAATCTCGATCGGATCATCCTCGGCAATGTTCTGACCCTGGCTGACCTTGGGCTCTACAGCATTGCGTTCGTATTCGCGAAGGTGCCCTTCTACGTCTGCACGCGGCTGGGCGGGACGGTGCTTTTCCCGGTCTACGCCAGGCACCGCGACCGGCCCGAGCGGATGGTCGAGGTTGCGCTGCAGGCGCGCGAGGTGGTGCTCTGGGCGGGGGCAGCAGTGTGCATCGCCATGGCGGTGGTGTCACCGCTCTTTTTCGAGACCCTTTGGGATGAGCGGTACCACAGCGCCGGCGGGATCGCGCAGTGGATGGCGCTGTACATCTGGAGCATGATCGTGCTGCTCACGATGGACCGCCTGCCTCTGGCACTGGGCAATTCCAAGGCGCTGTTTTATGCGAACGTCTGGCGGACCGCAGGAGTCGTGTTCGCCGTTGCGGGCTATGCAGTGTGGGGGCTGGCGGGATTCGTCATCGGTCTGGCGCTTGGGCCGGTGATCGCGCATGTTTATGTGCTGCGGGAAGTGCCCTTCGGGCGCGAGGCGCTGACGCGCCAGGCGGTGAGGTTCACGCTCGGGGCGGCCGCGTACGGCCTGCCCGCGGCGCTCATCGCCAATAGACTGGATTCGGCATACGAGTTCTGGATTCGAGTCGCAGCGACGGCGGGTCTCGCGGGCATGCCGCTGGCAGTGGCGGCGGTTGTCGTGCGCGGCCAGGTCTGGGGAAGGCGCGAGCCAAAAGCGTCCGCCTCGCCGGCGGTAGTCGTTCCGGAGGCGCCATGA
- a CDS encoding polysaccharide deacetylase family protein, producing the protein MIQAHRNFVGGSSTSSRPRGWQSVRRPVKAALGCLGVPDLYARLSRRRGAIILMYHSVAGPDEAAWIDPANHVPADVFEEQMRFLAERRKVLPLLSIVDMLNRGASPPAGSVAITFDDGYLDNLLVAAPILDSLGLCATLFLATGYVERADPQWIDVAYACFAHRKNARLEWAEAPAGTWLLDSVDVERQAYGAVCDSLLKAEPTTRRTLLNDLHTQLAPSQEPPRLTLDWSDVRRLVQEYRCFELGAHTVDHIDLTGTEDLAEHQVQEACAAIARQSGRQARLFSFPYGRSSPRLRDVLKRSGLAGACGGGHETVIDCGCDPFAMSRVPAPRSMHQFEFLTSTANTGILRRCMR; encoded by the coding sequence ATGATTCAGGCGCATCGGAACTTTGTTGGAGGATCGTCGACGTCGTCGCGGCCGCGCGGGTGGCAGAGCGTTCGCCGACCAGTGAAAGCTGCGCTTGGCTGCCTGGGCGTGCCGGATCTATACGCAAGACTTTCGCGCCGTCGCGGGGCGATTATTCTCATGTACCACAGTGTGGCCGGGCCCGACGAGGCGGCGTGGATCGATCCGGCGAACCACGTGCCTGCCGATGTGTTCGAGGAGCAGATGCGATTCCTCGCCGAGAGACGGAAGGTGCTGCCGCTGCTGTCGATCGTTGACATGCTCAACCGAGGCGCGTCTCCTCCTGCCGGCAGCGTCGCCATCACGTTTGACGACGGCTATCTCGACAATCTTCTGGTCGCGGCCCCGATACTTGATAGTCTCGGTCTCTGCGCAACGCTGTTTCTCGCGACCGGATACGTCGAACGTGCCGATCCGCAGTGGATCGATGTCGCATACGCCTGCTTCGCTCATCGAAAGAACGCCCGACTGGAGTGGGCCGAGGCGCCCGCCGGCACTTGGCTTCTGGACTCTGTCGATGTTGAGCGGCAGGCATACGGCGCCGTGTGTGATTCGCTTCTCAAAGCCGAACCAACCACTCGGCGAACGCTGCTGAACGATTTGCACACCCAACTTGCACCATCGCAGGAGCCGCCTCGCCTCACGCTAGATTGGTCTGATGTGCGACGGCTCGTGCAAGAATACCGCTGCTTTGAACTGGGAGCGCACACGGTTGATCACATCGATCTGACCGGAACCGAAGACCTGGCGGAACATCAGGTCCAAGAAGCATGCGCCGCCATCGCCCGACAGTCCGGTCGACAAGCGCGGCTTTTCTCGTTCCCTTACGGTCGAAGCTCGCCTCGCCTGCGCGATGTGCTCAAACGTTCCGGACTCGCAGGCGCATGCGGCGGCGGCCACGAGACGGTCATCGACTGCGGTTGCGACCCTTTTGCGATGTCACGTGTTCCCGCCCCCCGAAGCATGCACCAATTCGAATTCCTCACCAGCACCGCCAATACCGGAATCCTTCGCCGCTGCATGCGATAG
- a CDS encoding glycosyltransferase family 2 protein — translation MRPLVSVIIVTYYSRSTIRRCIDALRSSVDAGIARCIVVDNASDDGTAEEVEASFPWVTLVRSPHNLGYGRGCNLGFQRCDTKYVMILNPDTVLSREAIQTLCEFMEAHPSCGIAAPAILEDNSHLQAAGLMTTPWTVLRAAMGSRQAYTRRRVIMPGEEAFRTNWVCGAAMLITSDLFRSLGGFDPCFFLYFEETDLCRRATSAGAEIWAVGAASISHVGGASAEATGAARVGSCIAAYYFPSRYYYLKKHFGVAAAAMTELLETIALRTRGLLRYILRGKALNEQLRRPPLFQSPKCPSPKA, via the coding sequence ATGCGCCCGCTGGTTTCCGTCATCATCGTTACGTACTACTCTCGCTCAACGATCCGTCGTTGTATCGACGCGCTGCGTTCATCCGTGGACGCTGGGATCGCACGCTGCATTGTCGTGGACAATGCCAGCGACGACGGCACAGCTGAAGAGGTCGAGGCCAGCTTTCCCTGGGTTACGCTGGTTCGGAGTCCGCACAATCTGGGATACGGCCGAGGCTGCAACCTCGGCTTTCAGCGCTGCGATACAAAGTACGTGATGATTCTGAACCCCGACACGGTCCTCAGCCGGGAGGCGATACAGACTCTCTGCGAGTTTATGGAAGCTCACCCCTCCTGCGGCATAGCTGCCCCGGCAATCCTTGAGGACAACTCGCACCTTCAGGCGGCGGGACTGATGACGACACCATGGACGGTTCTCCGCGCCGCGATGGGATCTCGGCAGGCGTACACCCGTCGCCGAGTAATCATGCCCGGCGAAGAGGCGTTCCGGACGAATTGGGTCTGCGGCGCTGCCATGCTCATCACGAGCGATCTGTTCCGCTCACTCGGGGGATTCGATCCTTGCTTCTTTCTGTACTTCGAGGAGACCGATTTGTGCCGTCGTGCGACGTCGGCTGGCGCGGAGATCTGGGCGGTCGGTGCGGCGTCGATCTCCCACGTCGGCGGCGCGAGCGCCGAGGCAACTGGTGCCGCGCGCGTCGGCTCATGCATCGCAGCGTACTACTTCCCCAGCCGGTATTACTACCTGAAGAAGCATTTCGGGGTGGCTGCTGCAGCGATGACCGAGCTTCTTGAGACCATTGCCCTGCGAACTCGCGGGCTGCTGCGGTACATCTTGCGCGGCAAAGCGTTGAATGAACAGCTTCGCCGCCCGCCGCTGTTTCAGTCACCCAAGTGTCCATCGCCGAAAGCATGA
- a CDS encoding GNAT family N-acetyltransferase — MSIAESMKYFAIPARELSDDLIERWRLIQQTNDTFASPYFCPDFTQAVARVRRDVYVGLIEDAGRVVGFFPHHRRWDRVARPVGLRLCDYHGVVVDTSVDWRAEDLLRGCRLVRWEFDHLPARQHQFSAGFANEEISPIAELHHGFDAFKQACGKNGRKQIREAERKAERLAQRAGPLRFVENCDDKRPLECLLKWKSKKCQQTGVVDFFAIRWCRALIEQLMAMKLAGFGAPLSVLYAGDDITAVHLGLATARVRHSWFPAYDERFAADSPGAILLLHLLKCAAEAGVDHFDFGKDVSVYKSRYMTGAIPLAQGRFEVPSVVNCAARWRSQIESWSRRSRLRAVLRHPGRLIHALEHRGRYD; from the coding sequence GTGTCCATCGCCGAAAGCATGAAGTACTTCGCGATTCCCGCCCGTGAACTGTCAGATGATCTCATCGAGCGATGGCGCCTGATCCAACAGACCAATGATACATTTGCCAGCCCCTACTTCTGTCCTGACTTCACGCAAGCGGTCGCCCGGGTGCGACGTGACGTGTACGTCGGTCTTATTGAAGACGCCGGGAGAGTGGTCGGCTTCTTTCCCCACCACCGCCGATGGGATCGAGTCGCCCGGCCGGTCGGGCTGCGCCTCTGTGATTACCACGGCGTCGTCGTCGACACGAGTGTTGACTGGCGGGCGGAGGACCTGCTGCGCGGGTGCCGCCTCGTCCGCTGGGAGTTTGATCATCTTCCTGCGCGGCAACACCAGTTCTCAGCTGGCTTCGCCAACGAAGAGATCTCGCCCATCGCCGAATTGCACCACGGCTTTGACGCCTTCAAGCAGGCGTGCGGCAAGAATGGACGAAAGCAGATCCGGGAGGCCGAGCGCAAAGCGGAACGACTCGCGCAGCGCGCGGGACCCCTGCGTTTCGTGGAGAACTGCGACGATAAGCGTCCGCTGGAGTGCCTCTTGAAGTGGAAATCGAAGAAGTGCCAGCAGACTGGGGTCGTTGACTTCTTCGCCATCCGTTGGTGCCGAGCGCTGATCGAGCAGTTGATGGCGATGAAGCTCGCTGGCTTTGGCGCGCCTCTCTCCGTTCTCTATGCGGGTGACGATATCACGGCTGTTCATTTGGGACTGGCCACGGCCCGAGTACGACACTCGTGGTTTCCAGCGTACGACGAGCGCTTCGCCGCGGACTCGCCGGGTGCGATCCTCCTGCTTCACCTGTTGAAATGCGCTGCGGAGGCGGGAGTGGATCACTTCGACTTCGGCAAGGACGTTTCCGTGTACAAGAGCCGGTACATGACCGGCGCCATCCCGCTCGCTCAAGGTCGGTTCGAGGTGCCGTCAGTCGTCAACTGTGCCGCACGCTGGCGCTCGCAGATCGAATCTTGGAGTCGCCGTTCCCGCCTGCGAGCGGTACTGCGGCATCCGGGGCGCCTCATCCACGCTCTCGAGCATCGTGGCCGTTATGATTGA
- a CDS encoding GNAT family N-acetyltransferase, giving the protein MCVVESIVTHGGKSMLDLDFQEMRQNAVMWVAFSNGDPVGMLFTRQGQHFARWFVDLNPDDIVIFRMRTYPEYRGRGIAPALMTHAIWSLCANGTRAFIDCRVYNQPSIRSILKSGFRRIATMKPLRRDDVLPDRDGRPDA; this is encoded by the coding sequence ATGTGCGTCGTCGAGTCGATTGTCACGCACGGCGGCAAATCGATGCTCGATCTCGATTTCCAGGAGATGCGTCAGAACGCCGTGATGTGGGTCGCATTCAGCAACGGCGATCCTGTCGGCATGCTGTTTACTCGACAAGGGCAGCACTTCGCGAGGTGGTTCGTTGATCTCAATCCTGACGACATCGTCATTTTCAGAATGCGCACTTATCCGGAATACCGTGGCCGCGGAATAGCTCCTGCACTGATGACGCATGCTATTTGGTCGCTCTGCGCGAATGGAACGCGAGCATTTATCGATTGCCGCGTGTACAACCAGCCTTCTATTCGGTCTATTCTTAAATCCGGGTTCAGGCGCATTGCCACGATGAAGCCGCTGAGGCGCGACGATGTGCTTCCCGATCGTGATGGACGACCGGACGCGTGA
- a CDS encoding peptidoglycan bridge formation glycyltransferase FemA/FemB family protein, which translates to MPVHDAGIQTPSSTTATAGQAASVSDVDWETFVASHDDGHHEQCVEYSRQRESRGFARSRVAICRGGAVVAGCNAIIASTPVGRLGLIQRAPIVQDNCASLLTATVSSLDGLASDKSLAVLRIDTFPTQTAVHQVLLDAGYCWSAPWCGKRASLLISLRAGDADLLSQMKTKGRYNTRLAEKAGVIVETGSLNEVPEFYELHSKTAAHHGFPVFPLEYFAYLWRLFATRNRMAFFIARFNGRPVAAICNTVVGSRMYYGWGGIDRDPSCSRLMANYLLHFRAMQWAREHGCTHYDLCGDTEFKRKLGGEPILWPLPLRKFYGPFAGLRRCALETCWKRPLLRRTVDQIAWRAGCRPRLPY; encoded by the coding sequence GTGCCAGTTCACGATGCCGGTATTCAAACACCCAGCTCGACTACCGCGACAGCGGGCCAAGCGGCCTCCGTCAGCGACGTCGATTGGGAGACATTCGTTGCGTCTCACGATGATGGGCATCATGAGCAGTGCGTGGAGTATTCGCGACAAAGAGAGAGCCGGGGATTTGCTCGCTCTCGAGTGGCGATCTGCAGAGGCGGAGCGGTCGTAGCCGGCTGCAACGCGATCATCGCCTCTACTCCAGTCGGCCGTCTCGGGCTCATCCAGCGTGCTCCCATCGTGCAGGACAATTGCGCTTCCCTCCTGACCGCGACGGTATCTTCTCTGGACGGGTTGGCGAGCGATAAGAGTCTCGCTGTGCTGCGGATCGACACCTTTCCGACGCAGACCGCAGTCCATCAGGTGCTGCTCGATGCCGGCTATTGCTGGTCTGCACCCTGGTGCGGCAAGCGCGCATCGCTGCTGATCTCGCTGCGCGCCGGCGATGCAGACCTTCTTTCACAGATGAAGACCAAGGGGCGCTACAACACACGTCTTGCGGAGAAGGCCGGTGTCATCGTCGAGACCGGTTCGCTGAATGAAGTGCCGGAGTTCTATGAACTCCACAGCAAGACGGCAGCTCATCATGGCTTTCCGGTGTTTCCTCTCGAGTACTTTGCGTACCTCTGGAGACTCTTCGCCACGCGGAACCGGATGGCCTTCTTCATCGCGAGATTCAATGGCCGACCGGTGGCAGCAATCTGCAACACCGTCGTGGGATCGCGAATGTACTACGGCTGGGGCGGCATCGATCGGGATCCTTCGTGCAGCCGCCTCATGGCCAATTACCTGCTTCACTTTCGAGCAATGCAGTGGGCTCGAGAGCACGGCTGCACCCATTACGACCTCTGCGGCGACACCGAGTTCAAACGGAAGCTTGGCGGCGAGCCGATTCTCTGGCCGCTGCCCTTGCGAAAGTTTTACGGCCCCTTCGCCGGCCTTCGCCGCTGCGCGTTGGAGACCTGCTGGAAGCGGCCGCTGCTGCGGCGAACTGTGGACCAGATCGCGTGGCGTGCTGGCTGCCGCCCGCGCCTGCCCTACTGA